From Ignavibacteria bacterium, one genomic window encodes:
- a CDS encoding SemiSWEET transporter: protein MDPVTILGLTAGCCSTFALAPQAFKVWQTQQVDQLSIGMLGLMITGSMLWLSYGLLRSDVSIVWANAVAFLFIIYMLTKKIADMRQTGRR from the coding sequence ATGGACCCCGTCACCATTCTCGGCCTCACCGCCGGCTGTTGTTCTACGTTTGCCTTGGCTCCGCAGGCCTTCAAGGTCTGGCAGACCCAACAAGTGGATCAACTCAGCATTGGCATGCTTGGTCTGATGATCACGGGCAGCATGTTGTGGCTTTCGTATGGACTCCTGCGCAGCGATGTGAGCATCGTCTGGGCCAACGCTGTGGCATTTCTGTTCATCATCTACATGTTAACGAAGAAGATCGCTGATATGCGTCAGACAGGGAGACGATGA
- a CDS encoding methionyl-tRNA formyltransferase, translating to MANIIFMGTPEFAVPALQAIHAEFGVQTVVTAPDKPRGRGQSVTPSAVKQAAMDLGITDILQPASLKDPNFAAEIASRDPDVMCVIAFRILPNAVYSLARKGTFNVHASLLPRFRGAAPINHAIMAGEQNTGVTSFLLNDVVDTGTILLQRQLPIPDGMTAGELYTALMPLAAECAVATCAGLLAGTLRPQPQNDDLATPAPKVFRETSALDWTNNRSSVRNFIHGLSPSPCAWTIWNGEILKIYRASYIDGNGAPGTWQIRDGVLRAACADGLLSIDELQLPGKRRMAAADVMRGYRGQTEGSFQ from the coding sequence ATGGCAAACATCATCTTCATGGGCACCCCGGAGTTTGCCGTGCCGGCCCTGCAAGCCATCCATGCCGAGTTCGGTGTGCAGACGGTTGTGACCGCTCCCGACAAACCTCGAGGCAGAGGACAAAGCGTTACGCCATCAGCTGTGAAGCAGGCTGCAATGGATCTTGGCATCACCGACATCTTGCAACCGGCATCTCTCAAGGACCCGAACTTTGCAGCAGAGATCGCTTCACGCGATCCGGATGTGATGTGTGTGATCGCCTTTCGTATCCTCCCGAACGCGGTATACTCCCTCGCTCGCAAGGGAACGTTCAACGTACACGCCTCCCTGCTCCCCCGGTTCCGTGGCGCTGCCCCGATCAACCACGCCATCATGGCCGGTGAGCAGAACACGGGTGTTACGTCCTTCCTCCTCAACGACGTAGTGGACACCGGAACCATCCTCCTCCAACGTCAACTCCCGATCCCTGACGGAATGACTGCCGGTGAGCTGTATACGGCACTCATGCCCCTTGCAGCCGAATGTGCAGTGGCAACGTGTGCCGGACTCCTTGCCGGTACGCTCCGGCCACAACCGCAGAACGATGACTTGGCCACTCCCGCGCCCAAGGTCTTCCGAGAAACAAGCGCTCTTGACTGGACAAACAACCGCTCATCGGTTCGTAATTTCATTCACGGTCTGTCCCCTTCACCTTGTGCGTGGACGATATGGAACGGCGAGATCCTCAAGATCTACCGTGCTTCCTACATCGATGGTAACGGGGCTCCTGGCACCTGGCAGATCCGCGACGGAGTGTTGCGCGCCGCCTGTGCCGATGGGCTGCTCTCGATCGATGAACTACAGTTGCCCGGGAAACGGAGAATGGCAGCCGCTGATGTGATGCGTGGATATCGTGGTCAAACTGAAGGATCGTTTCAATGA
- a CDS encoding tRNA-(ms[2]io[6]A)-hydroxylase — MLCLACPTNLEWIPVAVANPDLILQDHAHCEKKAAFFALTMINRYPDRTRLVRDMIELAAEELEHFTTVMNELEKRNLTLGRDAGSDYAKALHDHIHGTEPKRLLDFLMIGAFIEARSCERFSLLAKHAPTEEMRELYRSLFESEAGHYRLYTDIAREYFPHEVVKQRLQEFGQIEAEIVKGLANKPTMHG; from the coding sequence ATGTTATGTCTCGCCTGCCCCACAAATCTGGAGTGGATCCCCGTTGCGGTTGCCAACCCGGATCTGATCCTACAGGATCATGCACACTGCGAAAAGAAGGCCGCGTTCTTTGCGCTCACTATGATCAATCGGTATCCTGACAGAACACGTCTTGTGCGGGATATGATCGAGCTTGCAGCAGAGGAACTTGAGCACTTCACCACGGTGATGAATGAGCTGGAGAAACGTAACCTCACGCTGGGAAGAGATGCCGGAAGTGATTACGCCAAGGCATTGCACGATCATATCCATGGAACTGAGCCAAAACGTTTGCTCGACTTCTTGATGATCGGCGCATTTATCGAAGCACGCTCGTGTGAACGGTTCTCCCTACTTGCCAAACATGCTCCAACAGAGGAGATGCGAGAGTTGTATCGCTCGTTGTTTGAGAGTGAGGCCGGCCACTACAGACTCTACACCGACATCGCTCGAGAGTATTTCCCGCACGAGGTAGTGAAGCAACGCCTGCAGGAATTTGGTCAGATCGAAGCCGAGATCGTTAAGGGGCTTGCCAACAAACCAACCATGCACGGCTAA
- a CDS encoding serine hydrolase, giving the protein MRHVVATFVLIISTITVSAQDPMQVRLADVCTMISGKSLRFDTVFTTEFLQKVPPMQLTMVVQQLTKESGGCVSTRIVESSGAFRAKAEAVTTNGYAIPINISITEKPPHRIDGLFLKPPVKMSADLTTIMADLKKLPGSTSLYAKNLTTGKVIAQSDTALYLPTGSSFKLWILGELTRSVIAGEHRWDEVVLLDSNRYSLPSGVMQSWPHGAPVTLHTLASQMISISDNTATDLLLHHLGPEKVERMVAAMGHSKPEMNVPFMSTRQLFVLKFSDSARRAHTYLSLDQAQRRAMLDEITRTVPLSAVNFIDTTVLPDKLEWFARTPDLVRTMDRLRILSEDPKAAPVRGILSINPGVEVDAKTWKFIGYKGGSETGVLNMTYLLRHSSGEWYGLSVSWLRTDAAVDLMSFAGIVERAIQLIAP; this is encoded by the coding sequence ATGCGCCACGTCGTAGCAACGTTCGTTCTCATCATAAGTACCATCACGGTATCGGCCCAAGATCCCATGCAGGTCAGGCTTGCTGATGTCTGCACAATGATCAGTGGGAAGAGCCTACGGTTCGACACGGTCTTCACCACCGAGTTCCTACAGAAGGTGCCACCGATGCAGCTCACCATGGTGGTGCAGCAACTCACGAAGGAATCAGGAGGATGTGTCTCAACTCGCATTGTTGAGAGTTCCGGTGCATTCCGTGCCAAGGCAGAGGCGGTTACAACAAATGGCTATGCTATTCCGATCAACATCTCGATCACGGAGAAGCCCCCTCACAGGATCGATGGACTGTTTCTCAAGCCGCCGGTGAAGATGTCGGCCGATCTCACCACGATCATGGCAGATCTGAAGAAGCTACCCGGATCCACATCCCTGTATGCTAAAAATCTCACCACCGGCAAGGTGATCGCCCAATCCGACACGGCCCTCTACCTCCCTACCGGCTCGTCGTTCAAGCTCTGGATACTTGGGGAGTTGACTCGATCCGTTATTGCCGGTGAACATCGGTGGGATGAGGTGGTGTTGCTCGACTCCAACCGCTATTCCCTTCCGTCGGGTGTGATGCAGTCATGGCCTCATGGGGCTCCTGTTACCTTACATACCCTTGCCTCACAAATGATCTCCATCAGCGACAACACAGCAACCGATCTGCTGCTGCATCATCTCGGACCGGAGAAGGTGGAGCGGATGGTTGCCGCAATGGGACATTCGAAGCCGGAGATGAATGTACCGTTCATGTCGACGCGACAGCTCTTTGTCCTCAAATTCAGCGACAGTGCACGCAGAGCTCATACCTACCTCTCGCTCGATCAAGCACAACGTCGAGCAATGTTGGATGAGATCACGCGAACCGTCCCCTTGAGCGCCGTGAACTTCATCGATACCACGGTTCTGCCAGATAAACTGGAGTGGTTCGCGCGCACCCCCGACCTCGTTCGTACCATGGATCGGCTTCGCATTCTCTCGGAAGATCCCAAGGCAGCCCCAGTTCGCGGGATCCTCAGTATCAATCCGGGAGTAGAGGTTGATGCCAAGACGTGGAAGTTCATCGGGTACAAGGGAGGCAGTGAGACGGGCGTTTTGAACATGACCTATCTGCTCCGGCATTCGTCGGGAGAATGGTATGGCCTCTCGGTCTCCTGGCTCCGCACCGACGCTGCCGTAGACCTCATGTCCTTCGCCGGGATCGTTGAACGTGCCATTCAGCTCATCGCCCCGTAA
- a CDS encoding sodium:proton antiporter, giving the protein MTMPIIIATCTLLLLAYVFDLTSRRSKIPSVILLIGLGFVVKVVAGIFGIQLPDLSMALPVFGTIGLVLIVLEGALDLEVRREQLPFIGRATLVSVLPLLAFSFLFAFALQWATGAGFQHCLANAIPLSVISSAVAIPTAAAFKKSDREFVVYESSISDIVGVIFFNFITVNDNIDYVSVFDFIGEFLLMIVISLAASVLLGMLLARISHRVKYIPITLAILLIYAVSKEFHLPALIFILFFGLFLGNLDQLTFVSRINKIGKDQRDREVHSFHDIIGEVTFLIRALFFLLFGFVIETAELLDGSAILWSLGVVATIFALRAITLVSVRQPLLPLLFIAPRGLITILLFLGLPLSYHLDIVSRSLVIQVIILCALIMMIGSLTAQPRTNGNNATS; this is encoded by the coding sequence ATGACAATGCCGATCATTATCGCGACGTGTACGCTGTTGCTCTTGGCGTACGTTTTTGATCTCACGTCTCGTCGGTCGAAGATTCCATCGGTCATTCTCCTGATCGGACTTGGATTCGTGGTCAAGGTCGTAGCTGGGATCTTTGGTATTCAGCTCCCCGATCTCTCCATGGCATTGCCGGTGTTCGGGACGATAGGGTTGGTGCTGATCGTGTTGGAAGGGGCTCTTGACCTGGAGGTACGGCGAGAACAGCTGCCATTCATTGGACGGGCCACTCTGGTCTCTGTTCTTCCGCTTCTGGCATTCTCGTTCCTCTTTGCGTTTGCGCTGCAATGGGCAACCGGGGCCGGATTCCAGCATTGTCTTGCCAATGCCATTCCGCTTTCTGTGATCTCCAGTGCTGTCGCAATTCCCACGGCTGCGGCATTCAAGAAGTCCGACAGAGAATTTGTGGTCTACGAGAGCAGTATCTCTGACATCGTTGGCGTGATCTTCTTCAACTTCATCACGGTCAACGACAACATCGACTACGTCTCCGTGTTCGACTTCATTGGAGAATTCCTGTTGATGATCGTGATCTCCCTCGCTGCGAGCGTACTGCTTGGGATGTTGCTTGCACGGATCAGTCACCGCGTGAAGTACATCCCCATCACCTTGGCCATCCTCCTCATCTATGCCGTATCAAAGGAATTCCACCTGCCGGCCTTGATCTTCATCCTGTTCTTCGGACTCTTCCTTGGAAATCTCGACCAGCTGACGTTTGTATCGCGAATAAATAAGATCGGTAAGGACCAACGAGATCGAGAAGTTCACAGTTTCCATGACATCATAGGCGAAGTCACCTTCCTGATTCGTGCACTCTTCTTCCTTCTCTTCGGCTTCGTGATAGAAACCGCGGAGCTACTTGACGGAAGCGCGATTCTCTGGTCGTTAGGAGTAGTAGCAACCATCTTCGCCCTACGAGCCATCACGCTCGTTTCCGTGCGACAGCCCTTGTTGCCACTACTCTTCATCGCCCCGCGTGGATTGATCACGATCCTACTCTTCCTTGGCCTGCCACTATCGTACCATCTTGATATTGTCAGCCGATCCTTGGTCATTCAAGTCATCATCCTCTGCGCCTTGATCATGATGATCGGATCATTGACGGCCCAGCCGAGAACAAACGGCAACAATGCTACTTCTTGA